The following is a genomic window from Babesia bovis T2Bo chromosome 4 map unlocalized Chr4_1, whole genome shotgun sequence.
CACGCCTAATTGTGCTTTGAAGGCCATTCTTGGCTCTCCTAACATTTTTAAAGATGTTAGAGTTCTGGTCCTTGATGAAGTACACCGGCTATTAAAAGCACAGTCTGCGTCGATTGTTTTAAGGGTTAAATCATTGTTGCAGGCAGATGTTCAAACCATTGCATTGGCGCCTCGAAATGATCACATGTTGCGAGAAATCGTGACTCGAGCTCTAAGGGTGGACATGAGATTAATATCGTTCTGTGGAGACCACGGTGGACAAAGGGTCACCCGGCATATTTGGGGTCCTCAGCGCAGTTCAAAATCTGCTGAATTGGCTCTAATGGATTTAAGTGGACCAACCACTGTGGAACATACCAACACGCTTGAGAACAAGGTCCATCGTACTAGACTCCATATTCTCGAACATTCTAGAACTACGGATCTCTATGTAGGAGACTTCCATAAATGTGAATATATTTTAGTAGAGCCTTACAAATTAGCTGAACTTGTGAATTGGAGTTTAGGTATAGGTACCAAATCTGTGGTATTCTTTCCGACCGTTAGGATGACTCAATTTTGCTATATTTATTTCAAGCATTTTAGGCAATACGACAACAATGTTTATGCTCTGCATGGTGGATTATCCCAAGAAAAACGGCGTTATTCCATAGATATGTTTACGACCATTAATAAAGGCGTACTCTTCTCTACGGACATTGGGTCGTTAGGTCTTAATTTAGGTACTATCGATACTGTGATACATGTCGGTGCTCCGGAATCGGTTGATACGTTATCAGATCGTGTTAATACTGTCAATGGAGATTTAAATGGAGCACGTAATATATTCTTATTACACGACCTTGATGCCCATGTGCTCTATGAGGCTTCGCAGCACAATTGCGACATAAGACCAACTACCGATAAGAGTTACACTAATAGTCATTTTGATGTGCAGCATACCTGGGTGGAAAATCCCTGTTACCGGGCTTCCTGTGAATTGATGTACCGATCGCTAATTGGCTACTACTGCAATCAGGCATATAGGCTTAAATTCGAGCGCTGGCAAGTACCTAGCCTGGTTAACGAAATTGTTAAATCATTTGGATTCACCGATACATTTAGTGTTACGAGGCAGTTTGCATCCCGACTACAACTCTGGGATGCTCCGGGTCTTGTCATAGAACGAACAGCCCCAATGAAGACTGAGCTTCAGGCAGCTGCGGCAGGTTACCCTGGTTTTCGTTCAAGATATTTACAAACTAATGTGGCAAATGTCGATCAGCATTTGAAACTTCGACCGCAAGAGGTCTAATGTTATATCGGACACTTTAACGTAGCATCCTGCACGCACTGTTAGGTGTCTATATCAATTATGCAATGATGCTCTCCATTTGGTATAAGTACCTGAACATTTGATGCctattgttttatttataatGCTGCATTGTATGTATTTTATGCTGTTGTTTCATAGCAATTCCGCCAATATGTTAAAGGCATATTTTATTTCTTCGCGATTATTACAGCCTAAGATGGCTAATTTACCacttttgtatataatacaagTGGCACATCGTGTTTTCTCTTGTGTTATGCGTGCTAGTTCCACTTCCAACTCACGTTCCAGTTCTATCCCAGCATCCCATACAGGATTTTCTGCCGTGGGCATAGTATCAGGGTCCGTTGGCGGATTCGGGAGATCTATTTGTAATCTAACACATATATTGGACAAGCTGGTAATGTGATGTTTCGCTTTTCTGCCGTTATGTAACAGTAGTCTAAGATTTATTGGTCCGTCGAAAACGACCTTGCAATATAGCTGATCTATGGTTATGTTCTTTGCGATCTCATTCACCGGTAGCACGTTGTGGTTGGTAATATATGTCCATTCCAATCCATTACCATGTGATTCTTGATTTGGGTGCATTATAACTTTCCATTTCGTTCGGTATCTTAGTTTGTAGACAACCCTTTTAAGTTGTTCCTTGGCCTGTGACTCTGTTAGGGTGCCCATAATAACTAGGCGTCCGTTTGAGTATATTCTGCATAGTGAAAAGGGTGATACTATGACGAACTGGACACACAATCCCATGTACTCACTTCTGGCAAAGCTACGCGCTATATGCAGAAGGTCGTCATTTTGTAAGCCTTGTCTACTGATGACTACTGATGCCCAAACGACACAAAGTGTAgattttgttatttttaGGCCTGCAGGTATCTATTATCCGTAGCCAGGACCTACCTTCTGGCTGTCGACAGTCTATCAGTGACACATCTATCGTTTCATCAAGCATCTGATATGTACAGCAGAGTTAATGAAAGAAATGCATGAAATTAATCGTACATTGTTTTGGATGTGTGGGATATTATCAAGTCCTCCACATCGAAGATGTCATGGAATCCGAGGGGCCATGCGGGTTAGCTTGGCCGGATGAATTGGGGAAGCCATAAAACGGCTGTTGAGGTGTGTAGAAACCTACCAATCCCGGTGGAGTCTGTAATCGGTCGTGTTGGTAACCGTAGTTCACGTAAACTCCGTTGAGGTGATGGCGGCTGTCCTTAGGTACATAATGTTCATTAGCCGTTTGCCTATAATTCTTGTGTTTATCATCTTCGTAGGCATAAGAGAATGGCTGATGCTTTGTGTTTGAGTAGCGGCTGCCATAGTATCCCATGGGCCAGTGTCCTGGGAATGATACATCAGGTGCGTTTTCCTGATGCATCTGGGCATTGTATCCGGGTATCTGATCAATTTGTTCATGTTGTTGTCCACTACTGCAATGACGGGGCATTGTAGGGTTTCCGTCATGCTGCATAAACGATGTCATTGTACAGTCTATAACTTACCACATGTGAACCACGGGGGTATTTATCGCGCCTGTTCAAACTAGACTGTTGATAAGATGCTGTAGGTGAAGACGGAGCACATCCTGCATCTTTCACAGGTTCGTCATCAAAAAAGACAAACATAACGGAAGCATCAATGTCACCACTCAGAGGCTTCGGCATGATAACAGGGGGAGAGTCGTCTACATCGCCGAAGGAATGTCTGATTTGTTGGTTCTTTGGTGATATATCCGTTTGTTGAACTTTTGGTGAAATCACTATTTGACTGCGTTGTGGTGAGATGTCCGTAGCCTGTTCTTTGGGTGTTGGTATCaatttttgttgattttgTGTTTCCATCATAATCCTTTCGCTAACTTCCAGTTTCTTTAAAGTTTCCTCTGCCTTCGCAAGAGCAATTGCATCCACGCCATGTTCTCCTTCTGGTTTAACCGCCTTGGTCTCCTGCTGCACAGGCTTGGGTTCAACAGGCTTCTTAGACTGCTTGGGCTGAGCTGGTGCTTCAGGTGATGTAACTCCGGGTGGTAATTCAATGGTCGTGTCTTCTGGTTTCGTCTTTAGcagtgctgcccattgcATTGGGAATGGTTTTTTGGAATTTTGTTGCGGATGCTTTTGCACTTCTTTCCATCCATCCTTGGAACTACTATCTTTGGGGTTATCTCGAGTTGGCTTCTTTTCTCTTTTGTTCTTGAAGTTTTCCATTTCAACAGCAGTTTCCACTGGAGTAACAACTGTAGACGCCACTGTGGCACTGGAGGTTACAATTCCTACTGCCTGGTTTACTAACACGGATGGGCTAGTATCTTTAACATTCTTTGGGCGGCGTTGCGTCTTCACTTCAGGTACGTGCCCAACTTTGTTTCCTTCACGCCTGAAATTGTTACCACTACCTTTACTTCCCTTTGCCGTAGGGGAGTTCTTGACCTTCTGTGGTTTAACAACTGTCCATTCTCCCTGCTCGTGGCCTATGTTGATTTCCATAATGCGATCTACTTCCTGTTGGATTTTTTCACCATTATAATCGCACGCTTTCACCAGTTGTATGATCTCGGTATGGTTATAATTATAGCCTTCAAGAACAGGTAGAAGATTGCCCACCCATTTCTGGCTTCTGGGTGAACCGGGATAGGTAACCTCTTCTCGGCTACCTTTTCCCCGATGTTTATTCATAGGTATCTTGGCCATTCTGTAAAATAGTGAGGTAAGTTGGAAGACATGTTACTTCAGCAATTTCTGACATCTCAAGACGGGCTATAGACACAGGTTGTGTAACATGGTCTGACACATTGAAACCATGCATATAGATATTATAAAATTATACaaatgacatatatatagacGATGGGACTTACTTTCTGTGCGGAAAATGCATGTGAGTCCTTGAACTCTAGCGATATTTGCGAATGATTACTACGTCATCCACTTATGGACGATTATGACTTTTTTATTAGACCTGGTACCTCAGGAAAGGGAGACTTTTGTATTTAGACCGTGCACAACACTACCTTGTCTGGAGGGTCGATGTGCTTGTGAGGAAAGTCGCGACAAACGAATGATCTCCACTGGGCTATCAACGACCTTCGTTCCAGATATATGGATTATTTAAATATGTAGGTGTAAATGGGTATATTTCAATATTTTAGGATTAATAAATTCGCATTATTTTTCTTTTTAGTTCCACATCGAACGAAATTGGCACCACTATTATACGCAGCTGGTATCTAACAATTATAACAATAATAATAATGCCTATTGCGTATTCTAAATGTTGCCAAAATTTTGAGTGAAAGGTGTACGTAACAAGATTCCATATGGGCAATGGCATAGGAGCACATATCAATTCCATGATTCTGTTTATTTATTAGATATTTAAATGCGTTATGCTCAAATAGTAGTTGGTCCTGCCGGCAGCGGTAAAACGACGTATTGTAAAGCGTTGCAGGAATACTTGTCGGCCTGCCGTCGCCGTTGTCATATCATTAACCTAGATCCGGCTACTGAAGAGGATGTGCACTTTGAGGATGCTGAAGGCACGCAGAAGGTTGGTTCCTCTAAGGAAGGTTGGTTTTATCAGTGTTTTTCTTAATTCTTTACAGAATACAGTACATTCGACACAGACATCCGTGACTTTGTAGACATTGGTACCGTTATAGAGGAAGATGAGCTGGGTCCCAATGCAGCGCTCGTTAAGAGTGCTGAGATGCTCACTGATAATATAGAATGGCTTGCTGAACAGATCGAGGAGACGTATAGTGACGAGTCATACTTGCTATTCGATACTCCTGGGCAAGTAGAATTATTTGTCCACCTTTCTTATGTGAAGAGTATATCGCAACTATTATATAGGCTCAACATAAATGCTGTTGCTGTGTTTCTATTAGACGTCAGCTTCATGGCTGACCCAACTAAATTGATAGCTGGGTCCATGGCTGGTCTTGCCGCTATGGCGAATCTGCAGCTTCCACATATCAATGTGCTCACTAAGTGTGACCTGTTGTATGATGCGGTTTCTGACGGTCAATTCAAGTTGAGGCCTTTCCTTGACATCACGAGTAGCACCTTTGGTCTGTCTGCCAGTGACCTTGCTTTCCAGAGAGACTTGTTCAAGAATCCTTCCAAGTCCAATGCATCTGATGACGAGGGTGGCTATTCTTCTTACGATTCTGATCCTGGGTTTGACGACGAGCCGACAGTAGACTATGATACTCTCTGTGGTTTTATTAACCGCGGCCCTGATGATCTTCTGAACTCGTTGGACAGCCACTTGCCACCGAAGTACAAGCGTCTTAACTCGGCGTTCGCATCACTTCTGGAAGATTATAATTTGATTAGCTTCGTACCTCTAAACATCAATGACGAGGGATCTCTAGAGCAGCTGGTTGTGGCAACGGATATTTGCTTGCAATACGGCGAGGACGCCGAACCCAGGGCTAACTTTGATATGAATGCTGAATAGTGcattatataatgttattaCTAATGAAGTACATTTACAGCGGCACTATATTGCTAGTAATGTTATGATCAATTGCTCAACATTTCTAGAAGGTATCGTCGTGCTGTTCCTCCAGTGGTATAACGTGATATTTGGTGGGCACAACTGCTTCTTCTGGTGCCTTGGCCTTATTTGGCTCCGGGTGGTACAAAGCATTTATCTTTCTGAGCAAACCGGACAATAAGTCTCGTGATTCCTCCGTGACATCAGATGCCACCGGTGAATTGATACAACGAACTTTGCAGCTTACAGGGTAATCTCCAGGTTTCAGCTCATTCGCCGACATACTTAATGTGCAGCAAGTCTCGCATATATTTTTA
Proteins encoded in this region:
- a CDS encoding DEAD/DEAH box helicase family protein; its protein translation is MPRTIRSRDVVATLKPTPDHTCSPLSRCIRSLPTDVRVWGSSLIELKPRLIKGIVQRNVLAFHRRFKRVELISNGRRVNPNAIQLSTLRPQLAGGDLFIAAPQRSGKTLLYLLPEALRQAYGSDNTNVQFKHKVLVIVPTVDLVLLGSRSAFGVLRQSSRVLGLYYKNIISGEHANLVSEADIIYTTPNCALKAILGSPNIFKDVRVLVLDEVHRLLKAQSASIVLRVKSLLQADVQTIALAPRNDHMLREIVTRALRVDMRLISFCGDHGGQRVTRHIWGPQRSSKSAELALMDLSGPTTVEHTNTLENKVHRTRLHILEHSRTTDLYVGDFHKCEYILVEPYKLAELVNWSLGIGTKSVVFFPTVRMTQFCYIYFKHFRQYDNNVYALHGGLSQEKRRYSIDMFTTINKGVLFSTDIGSLGLNLGTIDTVIHVGAPESVDTLSDRVNTVNGDLNGARNIFLLHDLDAHVLYEASQHNCDIRPTTDKSYTNSHFDVQHTWVENPCYRASCELMYRSLIGYYCNQAYRLKFERWQVPSLVNEIVKSFGFTDTFSVTRQFASRLQLWDAPGLVIERTAPMKTELQAAAAGYPGFRSRYLQTNVANVDQHLKLRPQEV
- a CDS encoding ATP binding protein family protein, with translation MRYAQIVVGPAGSGKTTYCKALQEYLSACRRRCHIINLDPATEEDVHFEDAEGTQKVGSSKEEYSTFDTDIRDFVDIGTVIEEDELGPNAALVKSAEMLTDNIEWLAEQIEETYSDESYLLFDTPGQVELFVHLSYVKSISQLLYRLNINAVAVFLLDVSFMADPTKLIAGSMAGLAAMANLQLPHINVLTKCDLLYDAVSDGQFKLRPFLDITSSTFGLSASDLAFQRDLFKNPSKSNASDDEGGYSSYDSDPGFDDEPTVDYDTLCGFINRGPDDLLNSLDSHLPPKYKRLNSAFASLLEDYNLISFVPLNINDEGSLEQLVVATDICLQYGEDAEPRANFDMNAE